From Macaca mulatta isolate MMU2019108-1 chromosome 1, T2T-MMU8v2.0, whole genome shotgun sequence, the proteins below share one genomic window:
- the RSPO1 gene encoding R-spondin-1 isoform X2 yields the protein MFVFLVETGFHHIDQADLELLASASQTAGITVSVEGSQACAKGCELCSEVNGCLKCSPKLFILLERNDIRQVGVCLPSCPPGYFDARNPDMNKCISWARSPQFVLSSECKIEHCEACFSHNFCTKCKEGLYLHKGRCYPACPEGSSAANGTMECSSPAQCEMSEWSPWGPCSKKKKLCGFRRGSEERTRRVLNAPGGDHAACSDTKETRRCTVRRVPCPEGQKRRKGGQGRRENANRNLARKESKEAGTGSRRRKGQQQQQQGTVGPLTSAGPA from the exons atgtttgtatttttagtagagacggggtttcaccatattgaccaggctgatcttgaactcctggcctcagcttctcaaactgctgggattacag TCAGTGTCGAAGGGAGCCAGGCCTGTGCCAAAGGCTGTGAGCTCTGCTCTGAAGTCAACGGCTGCCTCAAGTGCTCGCCCAAGCTGTTCATCCTGCTGGAGAGGAACGACATCCGCCAGGTGGGCGTCTGCTTGCCGTCCTGCCCACCTGGATACTTCGACGCCCGAAACCCCGACATGAACAAGTGCATCA GTTGGGCCAGAAGCCCCCAATTTGTCCTCTCCTCAGAATGCAAGATCGAGCACTGTGAGGCCTGCTTCAGCCATAACTTCTGCACTAAGTGTAAGGAGGGATTGTACCTGCACAAGGGCCGCTGCTATCCAGCCTGTCCCGAGGGCTCCTCAGCTGCCAATGGCACCATGGAGTGCAGTAGTCCTG CGCAATGTGAAATGAGCGAATGGTCCCCATGGGGGCCCTGCTCCAAGAAGAAGAAGCTCTGTGGTTTCCGGAGGGGCTCCGAGGAGCGGACACGCAGGGTTCTCAATGCCCCTGGAGGGGACCATGCTGCCTGCTCTGACACCAAGGAGACCCGGAGGTGCACAGTGAGGAGGGTGCCATGTCCTGAGG ggcagaagaggaggaagggaggccaGGGCCGGCGGGAGAATGCCAACAGGAATCTGGCCAGGAAGGAGAGCAAGGAGGCGGGCACTGGCTCTCGAAGACGCaaggggcagcagcagcagcagcaagggaCGGTGGGGCCGCTCACATCTGCAGGGCCCGCCTAG
- the RSPO1 gene encoding R-spondin-1 isoform X1: MRLGLCVVALVLSWTHLTIGSRGIKGKRQRRISVEGSQACAKGCELCSEVNGCLKCSPKLFILLERNDIRQVGVCLPSCPPGYFDARNPDMNKCISWARSPQFVLSSECKIEHCEACFSHNFCTKCKEGLYLHKGRCYPACPEGSSAANGTMECSSPAQCEMSEWSPWGPCSKKKKLCGFRRGSEERTRRVLNAPGGDHAACSDTKETRRCTVRRVPCPEGQKRRKGGQGRRENANRNLARKESKEAGTGSRRRKGQQQQQQGTVGPLTSAGPA; the protein is encoded by the exons ATGCGGCTTGGGCTGTGCGTGGTGGCCCTGGTTCTGAGCTGGACGCACCTCACCATCGGCAGCCGGGGGATCAAGGGGAAAAGGCAGAGGCGGA TCAGTGTCGAAGGGAGCCAGGCCTGTGCCAAAGGCTGTGAGCTCTGCTCTGAAGTCAACGGCTGCCTCAAGTGCTCGCCCAAGCTGTTCATCCTGCTGGAGAGGAACGACATCCGCCAGGTGGGCGTCTGCTTGCCGTCCTGCCCACCTGGATACTTCGACGCCCGAAACCCCGACATGAACAAGTGCATCA GTTGGGCCAGAAGCCCCCAATTTGTCCTCTCCTCAGAATGCAAGATCGAGCACTGTGAGGCCTGCTTCAGCCATAACTTCTGCACTAAGTGTAAGGAGGGATTGTACCTGCACAAGGGCCGCTGCTATCCAGCCTGTCCCGAGGGCTCCTCAGCTGCCAATGGCACCATGGAGTGCAGTAGTCCTG CGCAATGTGAAATGAGCGAATGGTCCCCATGGGGGCCCTGCTCCAAGAAGAAGAAGCTCTGTGGTTTCCGGAGGGGCTCCGAGGAGCGGACACGCAGGGTTCTCAATGCCCCTGGAGGGGACCATGCTGCCTGCTCTGACACCAAGGAGACCCGGAGGTGCACAGTGAGGAGGGTGCCATGTCCTGAGG ggcagaagaggaggaagggaggccaGGGCCGGCGGGAGAATGCCAACAGGAATCTGGCCAGGAAGGAGAGCAAGGAGGCGGGCACTGGCTCTCGAAGACGCaaggggcagcagcagcagcagcaagggaCGGTGGGGCCGCTCACATCTGCAGGGCCCGCCTAG
- the RSPO1 gene encoding R-spondin-1 isoform X3: MRLGLCVVALVLSWTHLTIGSRGIKGKRQRRISVEGSQACAKGCELCSEVNGCLKCSPKLFILLERNDIRQVGVCLPSCPPGYFDARNPDMNKCIKCKIEHCEACFSHNFCTKCKEGLYLHKGRCYPACPEGSSAANGTMECSSPAQCEMSEWSPWGPCSKKKKLCGFRRGSEERTRRVLNAPGGDHAACSDTKETRRCTVRRVPCPEGQKRRKGGQGRRENANRNLARKESKEAGTGSRRRKGQQQQQQGTVGPLTSAGPA, translated from the exons ATGCGGCTTGGGCTGTGCGTGGTGGCCCTGGTTCTGAGCTGGACGCACCTCACCATCGGCAGCCGGGGGATCAAGGGGAAAAGGCAGAGGCGGA TCAGTGTCGAAGGGAGCCAGGCCTGTGCCAAAGGCTGTGAGCTCTGCTCTGAAGTCAACGGCTGCCTCAAGTGCTCGCCCAAGCTGTTCATCCTGCTGGAGAGGAACGACATCCGCCAGGTGGGCGTCTGCTTGCCGTCCTGCCCACCTGGATACTTCGACGCCCGAAACCCCGACATGAACAAGTGCATCA AATGCAAGATCGAGCACTGTGAGGCCTGCTTCAGCCATAACTTCTGCACTAAGTGTAAGGAGGGATTGTACCTGCACAAGGGCCGCTGCTATCCAGCCTGTCCCGAGGGCTCCTCAGCTGCCAATGGCACCATGGAGTGCAGTAGTCCTG CGCAATGTGAAATGAGCGAATGGTCCCCATGGGGGCCCTGCTCCAAGAAGAAGAAGCTCTGTGGTTTCCGGAGGGGCTCCGAGGAGCGGACACGCAGGGTTCTCAATGCCCCTGGAGGGGACCATGCTGCCTGCTCTGACACCAAGGAGACCCGGAGGTGCACAGTGAGGAGGGTGCCATGTCCTGAGG ggcagaagaggaggaagggaggccaGGGCCGGCGGGAGAATGCCAACAGGAATCTGGCCAGGAAGGAGAGCAAGGAGGCGGGCACTGGCTCTCGAAGACGCaaggggcagcagcagcagcagcaagggaCGGTGGGGCCGCTCACATCTGCAGGGCCCGCCTAG